AACCACACTTTATGAaattgaattattatatatggataTTGATGTGAGAAAATATATCTTTGAGTGATTATATAAGCCTCATGTAATTGTTTGTTGTCTTGGATGAATATTGAGTGATTATATAAGCCTCATGTAATTGTTGGTTGTCTTGGATGGATATGAATGCTTGTTTGGCTGGGTTATTGTTCAATTTTGTGAAATGGGCTGTTCTTGAAATGCTTCtttaaagttaatttttaaaagcttTGAAATCGAGTTTATCCTATTGGAAATTGATTTGAGTTTGAATTGGTGTTCTTGAAATCTGAAAATGATTCACTTTTGGCAACAACttaattttgaattgatttggttttgaacccTTGAATAAGGTTGCGGaatggtttagttgggacccagAGAGGGTGGCAAGTCTAAGTTTTAAGGGAGGTACTGTCGAAATTCCTATGGAATCCAGACTTTATTGAaaagttatttgaaaaattatgagttaAAGGCTTTCACTGTTTAACTTGAATTATTTGAGAAAGTTatgaattgagttttgaaatGACTCATTGAAAAGAGAACTATGATTTGGGGTTACTTCCTAAGAAAGGCATTATATTTTTGGGTGTAAGATAGTTAGATGAAAGTTACgttttaagtcattttaaatGTGAAAAGGATTTATGTCTCTGAATTTAACTTGTAGATTTCAATTTGGAAGAGATTTTGTTTTAAAGCTATTTTAAAGGTGAAAATGGTTTAtgtaattgaatttgatttaagGATTTTTACTTAGAGGAGTTTTGGTGACTTTGGAAGAACTTGGATTTCGATTGATAAATCCCATTTTTCGACATTTTAAGAAAGGTTAAAGTATCCTTTAAATTTCTGGTttagaaaaactaaaataacttCCAAGCCGTTGGGAACGTTTCAGATTTTAATATGGGGTTGAGAATGGTTTTTGGGTTTTAGTAAAAGAAATGGTTTTGAAAATGTGTTTTAAGTAATTGTTTAcacaaattaatttagtttagatTCTATTCTTATTACTCACATCAGGAATCCAAGGTCTTAAGGACTTTAGACGAATTTGAGGAAATGAattatgttattctcccctaaaacttgagACTCTGTTGAGGAACCTTTATTACCAAATCCTGTTTTAGGATGAATAATTTTGAATATGATTTGGTGTGTTTTCTGAAATGTTTGGAAAGATGTTGTGGAGAGTGGCcgtattttaaaaagaaaaatttacgTTTGAGGAgaagtggctagccaccactgGCTCAGTAACCATGTTTTAAAAAGGAAATTTACGTTTGAAGAAAAGTggcttatgaacctgaaatgaTTTGAAGAATGGGAATTTTAAAGCCAAGGCTggaaataattgattttttatttcaaagtaAAGTGAATTGAGAAAAAGTTATTTATAGCTTGAATGATGATTTTATGAGTTTGATGATGTTGGATGGTGGAAGTGTTATTATGttatgagccggaatggctgtatATGATAATGAATTATGGCTTACTGTGGAATATgttatgagccggatggctgagcaTGAATATGGATGATTATTGAGTTAAATAGACTGATTGTTGCACTTCCAATTatttgagatacgagttttcttgggtaaaagcagtggctagccaccacgtgctctaagttgagactcgatattctgctgaccctatgttgTAAGTGGCTAGACACTGTGAAAGTTTCGAATGACGATTAAAACGATTATTTTAAATGAGTAAAATTGTCATCTTTACGGGTGAAAGTAGCAGCTTTAACCGttactttaaataataaaaaattatcattttaccTGATAAAAATAGCAGTTATAATTGCCATTTTAAACCTTAAAAAAATGCTATTTTAACTTGATACAAATGAGATTTTAAATGTCATTTTAAACTATTAAAAATCGCTATTTTATCGGATTAAAACGACAATTTAGCATGGAAAAAAACTAccattttaattatgaaaattatGGTGATTTTTAAAAAGTCAACGTAATATCTAAAATGGCGCCCAAAATTATGGCATCTCTTGAAAATCCATTCTTGGAAATAATGGTAAAAATTAGGGGTGAATACGGATCGATTCGGATCGGATATGGTCAAAATTTCAATATGGTCTGCACTAAAATCATTGAATCTAATATTCGCAATTTTTAAGCTTAATCTAATttgatcataaaaaaatatttatttatttatttatttatttttgtaaatatgcGAATATATCTGGGTACTCACACAAAATTTGCAATCTCAtcctattaatatataaattagatTCGTATCCACAATTTTTAAATCTGATTCGGATAAAAATCGAAGCACTAGTTAAAGTCGCATAATTACCTTAGAGAATAGCCGTTTTAACTCAAAAGTTTTTTGTAGTGCAATTATTTTGTCAGCATTTTGATAATTGAGGGCAGAATTGATAATTTGTCCatttatatataatagttcatgacatcaagttaattttttttgagaaaaatttaaaacagtttctgataattacctcaaaagataATGAAGTCTTTgtcaaaaaaaaatactaattcgACTCCTGAACTTTACTTTTATAGGATAGATTAGCTCTTGtgctaaaaaaaatcaatattattttttttgacacAAAGACTAATCAATCCTAAAAAAAAGATCAGAGATTGAattgagtgtttttttttttgaaattttgttatcttttttaGATAATTNNNNNNNNNNNNNNNNNNNNNNNNNNNNNNNNNNNNNNNNNNNNNNNNNNNNNNattcactctttttttttttttaattaataaacctatattttaattttaatcgatgttaatgttatttaatttcCGTTTTGTACGCATCCGCTTTACACATGCAGGATCATATAATTCAGTACCATAAACCATATATAATACAAGTCGCTAGCCGAAGCTAGAACAGACAGGAACATAATTAGTAAACAAGCGGCAAACTGAAAAGGGCACCTTATTTATTATCTTCACAGAACCCAAAGGTGTGCTTTAACGGAGGCTATTTTGGCTTAATTTTCCATGCTGGAAGTGTAGGCATTATGAGTTGGCAAGTTTGGTACCCACATAACTGCCTTGTTCCCAAGGAAATGGCAAGCAGTGGCGGTTCCAGGCTTCACTTTGAGGAGCTCATAAAGAATGTCGGGATTCATGGCGGAAGTATCATGGTGACAAACTGCCAGTGCCTGAGTATTCGTCCCATCCGCAGCCACCATTGAAACCTGGTACGCTGTGGTTTGATGGATTTCATGACAATAAAACACGACATTTTGGAAATTCAGCCTATGACACATCACTGCTTTGTCTCCAAGATTCTGCACTCCTTCTATGGTGTACTGGTTTTGCTTGTCCAAGAAGGAACTCGAAAGCGGCTGAATGTTCTTCCCCAATTTCGAAACCGAGAAGCCGATCAGTGTTGCCAAGGATTTCGCACAGTATCTCTCTTCTCCATGACCAGCAGGGCTCAATATGCAAACCTCCTCATACGTGTACCCTTCTTTTTCAATGTCTTTATGAATTCTTAGATAAAACCATACACCATAAGGTTGAGCATATGGAATCTTGCTGAACTGCAAGTTCATTGTTTTCCCAGGATAAAGCTCATGTTCGAAGAAAAAGTTCTTTGGGTATTGCGTGTCATCGATTTTCATCGGAAGGTTGTTGATGTTGGCATCTGGGCCATCATGAtaggaaaataaattaacatataGCTCTAAATAGCAGATCATTCACTATATTTGTACCTATTTCTGATCTATATAAAAGGTTACGCTAATGTCAATAAGATTTTTAAAGTAGAAATTTAACATGGATCAACTAAAATTGagttttaaattacttgttAGACAAACAAAGAAGTCTATGTTCTTAGCCaaactttttatatatttatcattttaaactttttatagatttattgttttaattttttgaggAAAAGACATTTTGCCTTTTTTCCAAGATGTGTAAATGACATTCTACTTTTGttatttgtaaataaataaataaataaattcttaatttttttatctaaaaaataaataaatctttcattaagtttaattataaataagtcTTTGACTTTTGTAATCaacaacacataaattttttatattgaattcaaaccattattaaaaaatctatGGGTCTCTTATTAAATGCACTGCACTTATATATATTTAGGAAAACTTTTAGGAAAACCAACATATTATCCGCCAATTTCTGctaactcttatttatatttgtgtttcatggaagtgtgttcgtaaatgtgtctaataattaatatattttaaatacatatataaagagacatatccaaaaaatatatctataaagatacttttattaaatacagttataaaaaaatatttttattagacacatccatGAACACGCTTTCAtgaaacataattataaataagagttggcagaagttgaCAGATATGCTACGTAGCGGAAccgtaataataataataataataataataataataataataataataataataataataataataaaaggcaACGGACAACCTGATTGACATATGGCATGCTGTGTTATTGCAAAATCCAAAACGGTACCGCACTCAAATAATTTGAATCAAACCAAATAATTATGATTAGTTTATATATACGTAATTACTTAAAATTACTTGATGAACCAAATAATTATCGCTAGGTTTTTTATATATTGacacatattattaaatatacaGAAGACTCTGTCtactttaactttttaaaattaataagaattttttattaaaaaaatactattttacaTCTGGACGTATAAtacaataagtatttattttcaaatatgaTTTATTAAGATTATCttataattatacttttttaGATATACTTATAGccgttttaatttttaataaaatttaaattaaaaatctattaaaatatccctaaaattttataaaaatactttctgaaaacaagaaaatatttttttttcttattatatacACCTTCGGTGCCAGGCTTCAAAAGCTCCATGAGAGTAGGAGGAATGGGAGTGTTTGGCCAAACTGCTTGCCAATAACTTTCATCAGCTATCGATTCATGGGCATGATCCGCTCCTACAAGAGCAAGCTGCACCATAAACATATAtgataacaaattaattatatatgcaCATGTAAAAATTTCTTATTTAGGTACAATGATCTTATACTAACTCATCACTGCATTTTATAttggttttttttaatattaactatATATAGTATTTAATACTGAAATCCATCAGTTGAAACACCTTATTGTATATATTTCTTCCAAAgcacaaaagaagaagaaagcttACACAAAAAAGTGTAACAACAGCACATCGGAACTCCATTTTGTACTTAAGCTAGAGAGCAGGTACTTAAAGCAACATGTATGTGTGAGGATGGTCAATACAATCACAAATCGCTCACTTATTTATAAGGATAATACCATagtgaataataaaattttagtagagagtgaataataaaattttagtaaagagtgaagaatatttttttaattaaaaaatttaaaaaaaaNNNNNNNNNNNNNNNNNNNNNNNNNNNNNNNNNNNNNNNNNNNNNNNNNNNNNNNNNNNNNNNNNNNNNNNNNNNNNNNNNNNNNNNNNNNNNNNNNNNNNNNNNNNNNNNNNNNNNNNNNNNNNNNNNNNNNNNNNNNNNNNNNNNNNNNNNNNNNNNNNNNNNNNNNNNNNNNNNNNNNNNNNNNNNNNNNNNNNNNNNNNNNNNNNNNNNNNNNNNNNNNNNNNNNNNNNNNNNNNNNNNNNNNNNNNNNNNNNNNNNNNNNNNNNNNNNNNNNNNNNNNNNNNNNNNNNNNNNNNNNNNNNNNNNNNNNNNNNNNNNNNNNNNNNNNNNNNNNNNNNNNNNNNNNNNNNNNNNNNNNNNNNNNNNNNNNNNNNNNNNNNNNNNNNNNNNNNNNNNNNNNNNNNNNNNNNNNNNNNNNNNNNNNNNNNNNNNNNNNNNNNNNNNNNNNNNNNNNNNNNNNNNNNNNNNNNNNNNNNNNNNNNNNNNNNNNNNNNNNNNNNNNNNNNNNNNNNNNNNNNNNNNNNNNNNNNNNNNNNNNNNNNNNNNNNNNNNNNNNNNNNNNNNNNNNNNNNNNNNNNNNNNNNNNNNNNNNNNNNNNNNNNNNNNNNNNNNNNNNNNNNNNNNNNNNNNNNNNNNNNNNNNNNNNNNNNNNNNNNNNNNNNNNNNNNNNNNNNNNNNNNNNNNNNNNNNNNNNNNNNNNNNNNNNNNNNNNNNNNATTCCAGtatcaattaataaatataagt
The genomic region above belongs to Arachis duranensis cultivar V14167 chromosome 3, aradu.V14167.gnm2.J7QH, whole genome shotgun sequence and contains:
- the LOC107478329 gene encoding unknown seed protein USP, with the protein product MEFRCAVVTLFCLALVGADHAHESIADESYWQAVWPNTPIPPTLMELLKPGTEDANINNLPMKIDDTQYPKNFFFEHELYPGKTMNLQFSKIPYAQPYGVWFYLRIHKDIEKEGYTYEEVCILSPAGHGEERYCAKSLATLIGFSVSKLGKNIQPLSSSFLDKQNQYTIEGVQNLGDKAVMCHRLNFQNVVFYCHEIHQTTAYQVSMVAADGTNTQALAVCHHDTSAMNPDILYELLKVKPGTATACHFLGNKAVMWVPNLPTHNAYTSSMEN